From one Acinonyx jubatus isolate Ajub_Pintada_27869175 chromosome B1, VMU_Ajub_asm_v1.0, whole genome shotgun sequence genomic stretch:
- the MAEA gene encoding E3 ubiquitin-protein transferase MAEA isoform X2, translating into MAVQESAAQLSMTLKVQEYPTLKVPYETLNKRFRAAQKNIDRETSHVTMVVAELEKTLSGCPAVDSVVSLLDGVVEKLSVLKRKAVESIQAEDESAKLCKRRIEHLKEHSSDQPAAASMWKRKRMDRMMVEHLLRCGYYNTAVKLARQSGIEDLVNIEMFLTAKEVEESLERRETATCLAWCHDNKSRLRKMKSCLEFSLRIQEFIELIRQNKRLDAVRHARKHFSQAEGSQLDEVRQVMGMLAFPPDTHISPYKDLLDPARWRMLIQQFRYDNYRLHQLGNNSVFTLTLQAGLSAIKTPQCYKEDGSSKSPDCPVCSRSLNKLAQPLPMAHCANSRLVCKISGDVMNENNPPMMLPNGYVYGYNSLLSIRQDDKVVCPRTKEVFHFSQAEKVYIM; encoded by the exons GTGCCCTATGAAACACTGAATAAACGCTTCCGGGCTGCTCAGAAAAACATTGACCGAGAGACGAGCCACGTCACCATGGTGGTGGCCGAGCTGGAGAAGACGTTGAGCGGCTGCCCCGCCGTGGACTCTGTGGTCAGCCTTCTGGATGGCGTGGTGGAGAAGCTCAGCGTCCTCAAGAGGAAG GCGGTGGAGTCCATCCAGGCGGAGGACGAGAGCGCCAAGCTGTGCAAGCGCAGGATCGAGCACCTCAAGGAGCACAGCAGCGACCAGCCCGCGGCGGCCAGCATGTGGAAGAGGAAGCGCATGGACCGCATGATGGTGGAGCACCTGCTGCGCTGCGGCTACTACAACACGGCCGTGAAGCTGGCCCGCCAGAGCGGCATCGAG GACTTAGTGAACATCGAGATGTTCCTGACTGCCAAAGAAGTGGAAGAGTCCCTGGAGAGGCGCGAGACCGCCACCTGCCTGGCCTGGTGCCACGACAACAAGTCCCGGCTGCGCAAGATGAAG AGCTGCCTGGAATTCAGCCTCAGGATTCAGGAGTTCATTGAACTCATCCGGCAGAACAAGAGACTGGACGCCGTGAG ACACGCGAGAAAGCATTTCAGTCAGGCTGAGGGGAGCCAGCTGGACGAGGTCCGCCAGGTCATGGGCATGCTGGCCTTCCCACCAGACACGCACATCTCGCCCTACAAG GACCTGCTGGACCCTGCCCGGTGGCGAATGCTGATCCAGCAGTTCCGGTACGACAACTACCGGCTGCACCAGCTGGGGAACAACTCTGTGTTCACCCTGACGCTGCAGGCTGGCCTCTCGGCGATAAAGACACC ACAGTGCTACAAGGAGGACGGCAGCTCCAAGAGCCCCGACTGCCCCGTGTGCAGCCGCTCCCTGAACAAGCTGGCGCAGCCGCTGCCCATGGCGCACTGCGCCAACTCCCGCCTGGTCTGCAAGATCTCCGGCGACGTGATGAACGAGAACAACCCGCCCATGATGCTGCCCAACGGCTACGTCTACGGCTACAAC TCTCTGCTGTCTATCCGTCAAGATGACAAAGTCGTGTGCCCGAGGACCAAAGAAGTGTTCCACTTCTCACAAGCCGAGAAAGTGTACATCATGTAG
- the MAEA gene encoding E3 ubiquitin-protein transferase MAEA isoform X1 yields the protein MAVQESAAQLSMTLKVQEYPTLKVPYETLNKRFRAAQKNIDRETSHVTMVVAELEKTLSGCPAVDSVVSLLDGVVEKLSVLKRKAVESIQAEDESAKLCKRRIEHLKEHSSDQPAAASMWKRKRMDRMMVEHLLRCGYYNTAVKLARQSGIEDLVNIEMFLTAKEVEESLERRETATCLAWCHDNKSRLRKMKGRQSEHDAKTGRKSRVASGSPKESEDLGMETIKGKPELSCLEFSLRIQEFIELIRQNKRLDAVRHARKHFSQAEGSQLDEVRQVMGMLAFPPDTHISPYKDLLDPARWRMLIQQFRYDNYRLHQLGNNSVFTLTLQAGLSAIKTPQCYKEDGSSKSPDCPVCSRSLNKLAQPLPMAHCANSRLVCKISGDVMNENNPPMMLPNGYVYGYNSLLSIRQDDKVVCPRTKEVFHFSQAEKVYIM from the exons GTGCCCTATGAAACACTGAATAAACGCTTCCGGGCTGCTCAGAAAAACATTGACCGAGAGACGAGCCACGTCACCATGGTGGTGGCCGAGCTGGAGAAGACGTTGAGCGGCTGCCCCGCCGTGGACTCTGTGGTCAGCCTTCTGGATGGCGTGGTGGAGAAGCTCAGCGTCCTCAAGAGGAAG GCGGTGGAGTCCATCCAGGCGGAGGACGAGAGCGCCAAGCTGTGCAAGCGCAGGATCGAGCACCTCAAGGAGCACAGCAGCGACCAGCCCGCGGCGGCCAGCATGTGGAAGAGGAAGCGCATGGACCGCATGATGGTGGAGCACCTGCTGCGCTGCGGCTACTACAACACGGCCGTGAAGCTGGCCCGCCAGAGCGGCATCGAG GACTTAGTGAACATCGAGATGTTCCTGACTGCCAAAGAAGTGGAAGAGTCCCTGGAGAGGCGCGAGACCGCCACCTGCCTGGCCTGGTGCCACGACAACAAGTCCCGGCTGCGCAAGATGAAG GGCCGCCAAAGCGAGCACGACGCGAAGACGGGACGGAAAAGTAGAGTGGCCAGTGGCTCCCCTAAAGAGAGTGAGGATCTTGGTATGGAAACCATAAAAGGAAAGCCAGAATTG AGCTGCCTGGAATTCAGCCTCAGGATTCAGGAGTTCATTGAACTCATCCGGCAGAACAAGAGACTGGACGCCGTGAG ACACGCGAGAAAGCATTTCAGTCAGGCTGAGGGGAGCCAGCTGGACGAGGTCCGCCAGGTCATGGGCATGCTGGCCTTCCCACCAGACACGCACATCTCGCCCTACAAG GACCTGCTGGACCCTGCCCGGTGGCGAATGCTGATCCAGCAGTTCCGGTACGACAACTACCGGCTGCACCAGCTGGGGAACAACTCTGTGTTCACCCTGACGCTGCAGGCTGGCCTCTCGGCGATAAAGACACC ACAGTGCTACAAGGAGGACGGCAGCTCCAAGAGCCCCGACTGCCCCGTGTGCAGCCGCTCCCTGAACAAGCTGGCGCAGCCGCTGCCCATGGCGCACTGCGCCAACTCCCGCCTGGTCTGCAAGATCTCCGGCGACGTGATGAACGAGAACAACCCGCCCATGATGCTGCCCAACGGCTACGTCTACGGCTACAAC TCTCTGCTGTCTATCCGTCAAGATGACAAAGTCGTGTGCCCGAGGACCAAAGAAGTGTTCCACTTCTCACAAGCCGAGAAAGTGTACATCATGTAG